The Crassostrea angulata isolate pt1a10 chromosome 1, ASM2561291v2, whole genome shotgun sequence nucleotide sequence cataaaaaatgtttttttattgtcGCTACTCGTTATAGAAACAAGGAGCGTAcggctgattttaatcagattgtaaAGATACATAGCTACCAGATTTCTACATTTCTTAATCACACATATTACACCGTATATGCGGGGGTTTTTTTTGCGCAtcacaaaatttgtgaaaatggggaaaatgaGTAACACTTTTGTGAcagtcattttttgcaatttaaaaaaaaatttgcagaaAATTTTACTGGATTAAATTTCTGTGCATTTATTAATATGTGATGTAAAAGTGATTGTAAAAATAAGATCATCACATAAATTACGGGATATGGTATTAAGGGCAACTAAGAAATAATTCATCTCCACTAGAATATCTTTGACATCTATAAGTATTTCAGAGTAAAGAATAATATGAAAATCTTTGAAAGTACTAACGTATTTATTATCATCCTGAAAATGTACAATGgtattaaaatgtaaacagtaaAACGAGGCACACAAAGGTAATGTGTTACAATTGTTAATCACAAGACAAAGTTAAAAATCtcactatatatatgtataatagtCATGGTTGTGCAATAAAAATTCGGCATACATTGGCTAAAAGTACAATCAATCAATTTTGTGACTTGAATAGCTCAACTGAAATCATATGTCATTATAATTAATATGATATAcctagttttttttcttgtttttaaggATAATACTCTGTAGGTGAAAAATATCCTTTTTATACACTATACCAATAAaatatccatattttttttttaagtttttgctcatttttgtattttgcatcttacaaaacacaatgaacaaTTAAAAGTGGAACAATATACATACACAAAGTGGAATGTGATAGACAAATCTTGTGAATATGACATAAATTATAGAAATGGGACAAACATGCACACATTTACAGTGCTTTTTTAAAGGTTTCATGCATCTACCGgggtatttaaattttttccaaCATATAAACTACATGTCCATGTATGTACATAACAAATATTAATTGCACAGAATAATGGCATGGTATAGGATGAATATGACaatcatgttaaaaataaacttgTAAATAAGATACCATAATTTAGGTTAAATCTTTCCTAATAATTGACTTATATTTCTTACATCTTATTCATTCGGAAGTAAAATTCAGTTTAATGATCTCCACTGCTGCTTGAGAGTCTTGTATGACAGAAGTTTCTTACTTAAATAAAGAGTTCTGTAAAAAATTTTTATCCCTAACAGTTTTTTTGTTTGTGCTGAAAAATTAAGGGCAAGACATTGGACATAGCAGAACATGTATACAatgttttgaagttttttcatgaaattttggaAGAATTTACGAATTTTGACTGAACATTAAGCCTTCAAAATGCGCAACCaacaaataatttgtaaaaacatAGAAAGAATTTCGAATTCTTATATCATCACAGCAATTGCAGCAGTTAAACAATCTCGAGCTATAATTCCTGATTGTCATCCGTTTCTTTTGCTGACTTTTTGACTGGCTTCACCATATCTTCTGGTTTGGGTTTCAGATTGCCAGCCATCATATGAATGGCTTTGTTCTCAAATAGCTCTGTTCTGTTTTCGGAAGGAGGACTTATGGCGTTGTTGACCATAGCTCTCGCCACCACCTCCGTGGGTGTGGAAATAGCAGTgggaaaaaagtaaaacacTGGCTTCAGAACAGTTCGGAAGAATGATTCACTTGGTCTGCTCTCTTCTCTGTCACACAACAAGATTCTGTAATACCCGGTATTCAAATTGCAAAAACAAAACACGACAATATGATAGTAAAATTATATTGCAGATATGCAAGAAGGTCAATACAGATTTCTCTTTTAATGATAGGTAATTATGGTCAGAtaactttataatttatcataataaattgaatgtgtatatatatatatatgatactcATTtaataaagatcaccatttgtaaaaagaattaataaaatcaagagAAAATTTACCCTGGTCTAAATATTGAAAGTCTATCAAAATGAATCACTCTTAAACTTTCTTCAGCCTGGCCCTGAAATTTAATTAGAAAAAGTTACACCGAGTCTTGATATTAAacaaggaattttttttccaaaattcaGTCCTTTAATATTATAcctatataaatattataccTATGGACTTTTTAAGATATTACAACTTCATTAAAtaacattaataaatatataattaacactttttaatatttgtaacaaacagttaatttgttaaaagtaaaattgttcTTTGACTTATCTCAGTTTTCAATGGAATGATTTTAGAATTATTTAACATGGCTAGCAGCCTAAAATATAAGATTATCAAGGAATGAAAATGAAGAACTCATACTTGTGTAATCACAGGGCCAActcaaaaattaataaacttaaAGCATTATTTGCTATGCATTGATGACCAAGACTTACTGTTGACATGCTAAGAAGCTGAACTTACCTTTGTCCGTGTGTAAAGTAAGGAACTATTTTTGTCACTCCCTTGGGACGAGGTATGTAGAAAATGTTTGCAACCACTAGCTTTTGCAATCTCTGCTGTCTTTAATACATAGTCATGGTCCACTTTTACAAAACCTtgctgaaaaatatatgaaaagtGCATTCTGAATGCAAAGAAGGTATTTGAGGGGTTGTaactacatgtaccagtaatcaGTGTTTTTATTTAACTCTAAACCTGAGTGCATACATAAACATTATGCACTATATGCAATGTACATTCTATGattatgaaatgttttaaaggTTTTAATGAATCCAGACTGTCAAATAAACAATATAGGTTTgaaaattacatgttttcatcaaagtttatcatttctttgcaatttaatttttttaaacagaagaTTGATTAACATGAAATAATTAAACGAcctttataatgataaattctATCCTTTGAAGAAACACTTACTGCACCACTTTTTGCCCTGGTTGTTCCTAGCGTATTGAAGCCAACATCACATCCAGCAAATGCTTCCTTATAGTCATCAAGGTTATCAAAATCAACAACTCtttcttcctgttaaataacaaatacatgtacaactttaTACTTAAAAAGCCAGTCTAATTAAGTCACAAGAGTTCCCTTTCTCCCAATTTGAAAGTAAATAACTGTGAATTATTATGACCAAACCTCAAGTAATTTGAAGTAAATGAccattattaattaataaatttgaaaaaaaaaagttttgcatTTCTTCAAAAACTAAATCAATCCAATCAAATATACTTGCATGCTATTAAATCGTAAAAAGTACCAGTAGACAAACTAAGCTCGTGTTTCATACTACTATAACTTAAACATTTAATGCAAAGTATTCTCAAAATGTGGAATGAAGGATTTTATCAAAATGTCTTACAAATCCTGCTCCAAGTTTCTGAGTTATATTGGTCTGTCTTCTTCCAACCAGTACAACTCTCTTGAAAGCTTTCACCTCATCCAATTCCTTCACCAGTACTTTGCCAATTTCACCTGTATAGCCAATAACAAAAGCAGAATggccttcttttttaaagttttccaaATTTTGCTCTCTTTCTGCTGCCATGCTGTCAAAAGAATGAGTTTCACTATGTAGAAATGGTGTAATCTGTTAAAATTGGTTtgatacaaattaaattttatttcgatttGTGTTGTATGTTACTAAGGTTACTAAATAGTTTTGAGCTGTCAATATCAACTTTAATTAACTAATCtaactgaaaataaaaccaatgacAATCAATTTCCAAGTAACATCAATATTTAGTATTTGAGAAATTTTCCGCCAAAGTGGCATTGTCAAGTCACACTCGTagattaaatgttttatattttctggCGTATTGCAATTATTACAGTTCCCATTAATGTTTTTATCCCATTTACTAACTGTTAGATTCGTGGTCAACAAGTCGTGAAGTAATTCATAATTAAACTCTGATACAGATTTATCAAATAATGATCGAATCTTGTTCTTGTAGATTACATTAAAGTAGTACTTTAGTACTTTTTCACGAGCAACAAATATACTCTTATCTTAGACAACACTTTGTCATTCATTGcatgcaaaatttacaaatataaaatgaaacgtAGAATCTTAAACGAACATGTGTCATCTGAAGATATGcgctgttttttaaaaaatgcgctAATGCAATTGTATCttactgtaaaaaaatcaaaatgtgtaaAGTTAAATTTCAGCAttcttgaaaaattatcaaatagtatatgataaatgaaatattataaactttattAATGTACTATTATAATGTACAAGAGGGAGACCTGTCCCTCTTCACATATATGCGGTAGGCAATTTTGGACTGTGATGCTTTTGTTAGTCCTGCCGCATTGCATTTACTTTATGTTCCGATTGTATATCTACTGTATGAATATTATATCAATTGATACCTCCCCGAATAGTACGCTTATTTTACTTTACTATTACTTGTATCAAAGTGTGTTATTTCATATTTACGTCTAATTacgctttaaaaaaatacaattatacatattgaagaaaacaaataccttgtacaatatatataaatgctCTACAAATGTATTTACAATACCGGTATTGATACGTATATTATATCAATTGTTATTTCATATATAAGtctatttatgcttaaaaaaataaaattataaatactgATTCATGTATATCGCTGATTAGCATTACTGATCCAGGGGGCCCCTGGCACCCCAGGTGATGTATATATAGAGAGCCTCTGTGGAGGTATTATCTCGCATGCAAATGTACTGTTTAATAAatgcatacaaaaaaaaaaaaaaaaaaaaactaatctAACTGAGAGTTAATCTTGGCAGAGATTCAgccaggcttggggcgaattacattgtaaagtaatgcattacattaattACTGGTACAATTACTtaatgaatttgggcattaaattaccattacttaattttcttgaagtaatgcattgcattaccattacaggagtaaagtaatgcattaccattactttgtgaaaagtcaataagtttttaaaaagtaatttaaaagttgAATAAAAGTTTCAGCTCAGCTTGATATTCAGGTCCAACACAATTAATACTACATTAAGCATAATAATACAGCTTGAATTACTGACATATAGCTTTATTGGTACACCAGAGGTAGCTTTATTTACCGGtagctacatgtactttgtcCAGTGTTATCatacttattttttatatggttttttttcagaatatacaaaaaattgcaCTTTGGTTGAACTGATATGAAaccaattaaaaacaattaaaaaaaacaattcgaGAAGATATGCCTCTTTCAGTGCAGTTGCTGGCAATCAAAGTTCTAGTGCAATACAACAGTTATTGTTTACCATACaacttttgaatgaaattacaaaGAAGAACTgatctttcaaaaaatgtagGAGGATCAAATGTTATCGTGaatatttaaaggggcatggtcatgattttggtcaaaaattattttcccgattttaatgtttacaatgcttcagtaaggtatttttaataggcaactaaaatttaagtttcatttgttgagttataagcaagttacagagcttacagtcctttgctatgtaaacaagacttttgtttacatttcgaacgTTGAGGTGAAAACTCCAGTTTTAGACCAAAAATGAATTTGGTAAACattacagtacccgcaacgttattttttacaatcctatcctatcgtatcctgtatcaatcctatcctattgtgcgtgtatactgttctaacgtgcgttaatcctattctattgtgcgtgtatactgttctatcgtgcgttaatgctatcctatcatgcgttaatcctatcatgatact carries:
- the LOC128173608 gene encoding oxidoreductase HTATIP2-like codes for the protein MRFLWFNLDCRDSAPGVAIALATLGIFWTCLISIYDLAIVHDTFTIASMAAEREQNLENFKKEGHSAFVIGYTGEIGKVLVKELDEVKAFKRVVLVGRRQTNITQKLGAGFEERVVDFDNLDDYKEAFAGCDVGFNTLGTTRAKSGAQGFVKVDHDYVLKTAEIAKASGCKHFLHTSSQGSDKNSSLLYTRTKGQAEESLRVIHFDRLSIFRPGILLCDREESRPSESFFRTVLKPVFYFFPTAISTPTEVVARAMVNNAISPPSENRTELFENKAIHMMAGNLKPKPEDMVKPVKKSAKETDDNQEL